Proteins found in one Zea mays cultivar B73 chromosome 1, Zm-B73-REFERENCE-NAM-5.0, whole genome shotgun sequence genomic segment:
- the LOC103636280 gene encoding uncharacterized protein isoform X2, whose product MLQPGFSSSNHHHSATPERPSLPATPGAQVLFGPFAGDERHQDASETKLMKQPTWVFFEKESVTDLREQILQLIQHDCKDQEEKSRAELLEKLNRCKRDTLIELCRSFDLIGSRANRKEELVLFLMEFIKDHCSGSDVINSDKKYKKRKRVREEENLSAGKPSKKKKREGEEEAEDRVKHSDCDLLDNKYSCADSKNGKFPNEQTNFEPSGRINYSVSENLDGASLSEAPIPTDEQAIITTPPTKFVTAAEDDSTDVKALQRKMSSIAKKKTTSKEDCKVKLCGNRESKGDTKPRKQVIKPSKDELREAVFLILDTADFATMTFGDVVKEVDKYFGKDLFERKPLIRSLIEEELFRLADEAEKKELEESEAAEAKARAEQAAKEMAQVQTVELVINEQNVLEDGRDSNTKDSLKNANDSANKKCIDGGASVEYGFNENSCYAAEGSEEHKVDDDNKNITKDGNGGKVAVAPTANTDCTLQLQGSSNVEAETTMKSNVGTLEASKDGEVRDARNGENNGTEDGGNEGIRSGNVGSNAEAEESHGHGNNERAEHTEDDKAQECSHNENSASVGILGDGDGEAREGDINAEAEQSQADGGGNSKAEDAEHNENTKTDANSSKNGTTAAGNGKTDVDVKGATAMAQLKEALCDEMDVDCKGGGVGPRLCRS is encoded by the exons ATGCTGCAACCTGGATTTTCTTCTTCCAATCACCACCACAGCGCAACGCCTGAACGGCCGTCGCTGCCGGCTACGCCAGGTGCTCAGGTCTTATTCGGCCCCTTCGCCGGCGACGAGCGCCACCAG GATGCGTCCGAGACTAAGTTGATGAAGCAGCCTACTTGGGTCTTCTTTGAGAAAGAATCG GTAACTGACTTAAGAGAACAAATTCTCCAACTCATTCAGCATGATTGTAAGGATCAAGAG GAAAAATCACGGGCAGAGCTACTGGAGAAGCTCAACAGATGTAAAAGAGATACACTTATCGAACTGTGTCGCtcgtttgatttaattggctcaaGAGCTAATAGGAAG GAGGAACTTGTATTGTTTCTGATGGAATTCATTAAGGATCACTGTTCTGGTAGTGATGTCATAAACTCGGATAAG AAATACAAGAAAAGAAAGCGTGTCAGAGAAGAGGAAAATTTGTCTGCTGGTAAACCTTCAAAG AAAAAGAAACGAGAGGGTGAAGAGGAAGCAGAGGATAGAGTAAAACATTCTGACTGTGATTTGCTGGACAACAAATATTCATGTGCTGATAGTAAGAATGGAAAATTCCCAAATGAACAGACCAACTTTGAGCCTTCTGGGAGGATAAATTACTCTGTATCAGAGAATTTAGATGGAGCATCACTCAGTGAAGCGCCAATTCCTACAGATGAGCAAGCAATAATAACCACACCACCTACAAAGTTTGTTACAGCTGCTGAGGATGATAGTACTGACGTGAAGGCTTTACAAAGGAAAATGTCTTCTATTGCCAAGAAAAAAACGACTTCTAAGGAAGATTGCAAAGTCAAATTGTGTG GTAATCGGGAGTCTAAAGGAGACACAAAGCCTCGAAAACAAGTAATCAAACCAAGTAAAGATGAGCTGAGGGAAGCTGTCTTTCTTATCTTGGATACTGCGGACTTTGCCACT ATGACCTTTGGCGATGTTGTAAAAGAAGTCG ACAAATACTTTGGCAAGGATCTGTTTGAGAGAAAGCCACTAATAAGGTCGCTTATAGAAGAGGAGCTCTTTAGGCTAGCAGACGAGGCAGAGAAGAAGGAACTGGAAGAGTCGGAAGCAGCAGAGGCGAAGGCTAGAGCCGAGCAAGCTGCCAAGGAGATGGCACAAGTTCAAACAGTTGAATTGGTTATCAACGAGCAAAATGTACTTGAAGATGGTCGAGATAGCAACACCAAAGACAGTCTAAAGAACGCAAATGACAGTGCTAACAAGAAATGTATCGATGGTGGGGCTTCTGTGGAGTATGGTTTCAATGAAAACAGCTGTTACGCTGCTGAAGGTTCAGAAGAGCACAAAGTTGATGATGATAATAAAAACATAACTAAGGATGGCAATGGTGGAAAGGTCGCAGTTGCACCCACTGCAAACACTGATTGTACCTTACAACTACAGGGTTCAAGCAACGTCGAAGCTGAGACGACTATGAAGAGCAATGTTGGAACCCTAGAAGCGTCAAAAGATGGAGAAGTGAGAGATGCCAGAAATGGAGAAAACAATGGCACTGAAGATGGTGGGAATGAAGGAATCAGGAGTGGGAATGTTGGTAGCAATGCAGAAGCTGAAGAGTCTCACGGTCATGGAAATAATGAACGCGCAGAACATACCGAAGATGACAAGGCTCAGGAATGTAGCCACAATGAGAACAGTGCAAGTGTAGGAATCCTTGGCGATGGAGACGGTGAAGCTAGAGAAGGCGATATAAATGCGGAAGCGGAACAAAGTCAAGCAGACGGTGGCGGCAATAGTAAAGCGGAAGATGCTGAGCACAATGAAAACACCAAAACTGACGCCAATTCAAGCAAGAATGGTACTACTGCTGCTGGGAATGGAAAGACCGATGTTGACGTGAAGGGCGCAACAGCGATGGCGCAGCTGAAGGAAGCCCTGTGTGATGAGATGGATGTAGATTGCAAGGGAGGTGGAGTAGGACCCCGGTTATGTAGATCGTAG
- the LOC103636280 gene encoding uncharacterized protein isoform X1, with protein MLQPGFSSSNHHHSATPERPSLPATPGAQVLFGPFAGDERHQDASETKLMKQPTWVFFEKESVTDLREQILQLIQHDCKDQEEKSRAELLEKLNRCKRDTLIELCRSFDLIGSRANRKEELVLFLMEFIKDHCSGSDVINSDKKYKKRKRVREEENLSAGKPSKKKKREGEEEAEDRVKHSDCDLLDNKYSCADSKNGKFPNEQTNFEPSGRINYSVSENLDGASLSEAPIPTDEQAIITTPPTKFVTAAEDDSTDVKALQRKMSSIAKKKTTSKEDCKVKLCGNRESKGDTKPRKQVIKPSKDELREAVFLILDTADFATVRYTMTFGDVVKEVDKYFGKDLFERKPLIRSLIEEELFRLADEAEKKELEESEAAEAKARAEQAAKEMAQVQTVELVINEQNVLEDGRDSNTKDSLKNANDSANKKCIDGGASVEYGFNENSCYAAEGSEEHKVDDDNKNITKDGNGGKVAVAPTANTDCTLQLQGSSNVEAETTMKSNVGTLEASKDGEVRDARNGENNGTEDGGNEGIRSGNVGSNAEAEESHGHGNNERAEHTEDDKAQECSHNENSASVGILGDGDGEAREGDINAEAEQSQADGGGNSKAEDAEHNENTKTDANSSKNGTTAAGNGKTDVDVKGATAMAQLKEALCDEMDVDCKGGGVGPRLCRS; from the exons ATGCTGCAACCTGGATTTTCTTCTTCCAATCACCACCACAGCGCAACGCCTGAACGGCCGTCGCTGCCGGCTACGCCAGGTGCTCAGGTCTTATTCGGCCCCTTCGCCGGCGACGAGCGCCACCAG GATGCGTCCGAGACTAAGTTGATGAAGCAGCCTACTTGGGTCTTCTTTGAGAAAGAATCG GTAACTGACTTAAGAGAACAAATTCTCCAACTCATTCAGCATGATTGTAAGGATCAAGAG GAAAAATCACGGGCAGAGCTACTGGAGAAGCTCAACAGATGTAAAAGAGATACACTTATCGAACTGTGTCGCtcgtttgatttaattggctcaaGAGCTAATAGGAAG GAGGAACTTGTATTGTTTCTGATGGAATTCATTAAGGATCACTGTTCTGGTAGTGATGTCATAAACTCGGATAAG AAATACAAGAAAAGAAAGCGTGTCAGAGAAGAGGAAAATTTGTCTGCTGGTAAACCTTCAAAG AAAAAGAAACGAGAGGGTGAAGAGGAAGCAGAGGATAGAGTAAAACATTCTGACTGTGATTTGCTGGACAACAAATATTCATGTGCTGATAGTAAGAATGGAAAATTCCCAAATGAACAGACCAACTTTGAGCCTTCTGGGAGGATAAATTACTCTGTATCAGAGAATTTAGATGGAGCATCACTCAGTGAAGCGCCAATTCCTACAGATGAGCAAGCAATAATAACCACACCACCTACAAAGTTTGTTACAGCTGCTGAGGATGATAGTACTGACGTGAAGGCTTTACAAAGGAAAATGTCTTCTATTGCCAAGAAAAAAACGACTTCTAAGGAAGATTGCAAAGTCAAATTGTGTG GTAATCGGGAGTCTAAAGGAGACACAAAGCCTCGAAAACAAGTAATCAAACCAAGTAAAGATGAGCTGAGGGAAGCTGTCTTTCTTATCTTGGATACTGCGGACTTTGCCACTGTGAGATACACT ATGACCTTTGGCGATGTTGTAAAAGAAGTCG ACAAATACTTTGGCAAGGATCTGTTTGAGAGAAAGCCACTAATAAGGTCGCTTATAGAAGAGGAGCTCTTTAGGCTAGCAGACGAGGCAGAGAAGAAGGAACTGGAAGAGTCGGAAGCAGCAGAGGCGAAGGCTAGAGCCGAGCAAGCTGCCAAGGAGATGGCACAAGTTCAAACAGTTGAATTGGTTATCAACGAGCAAAATGTACTTGAAGATGGTCGAGATAGCAACACCAAAGACAGTCTAAAGAACGCAAATGACAGTGCTAACAAGAAATGTATCGATGGTGGGGCTTCTGTGGAGTATGGTTTCAATGAAAACAGCTGTTACGCTGCTGAAGGTTCAGAAGAGCACAAAGTTGATGATGATAATAAAAACATAACTAAGGATGGCAATGGTGGAAAGGTCGCAGTTGCACCCACTGCAAACACTGATTGTACCTTACAACTACAGGGTTCAAGCAACGTCGAAGCTGAGACGACTATGAAGAGCAATGTTGGAACCCTAGAAGCGTCAAAAGATGGAGAAGTGAGAGATGCCAGAAATGGAGAAAACAATGGCACTGAAGATGGTGGGAATGAAGGAATCAGGAGTGGGAATGTTGGTAGCAATGCAGAAGCTGAAGAGTCTCACGGTCATGGAAATAATGAACGCGCAGAACATACCGAAGATGACAAGGCTCAGGAATGTAGCCACAATGAGAACAGTGCAAGTGTAGGAATCCTTGGCGATGGAGACGGTGAAGCTAGAGAAGGCGATATAAATGCGGAAGCGGAACAAAGTCAAGCAGACGGTGGCGGCAATAGTAAAGCGGAAGATGCTGAGCACAATGAAAACACCAAAACTGACGCCAATTCAAGCAAGAATGGTACTACTGCTGCTGGGAATGGAAAGACCGATGTTGACGTGAAGGGCGCAACAGCGATGGCGCAGCTGAAGGAAGCCCTGTGTGATGAGATGGATGTAGATTGCAAGGGAGGTGGAGTAGGACCCCGGTTATGTAGATCGTAG
- the LOC100281247 gene encoding Nuclear transcription factor Y subunit B-8: MPDSDNDSGGPSNAGGELSSPREQDRFLPIANVSRIMKKALPANAKISKDAKETVQECVSEFISFITGEASDKCQREKRKTINGDDLLWAMTTLGFEDYVEPLKHYLHKFREIEGERAAASAGASGSQQQQQQGELPRGAANAAGYAGYGAPGSGGMMMMMMGQPMYGGSQPQQQPPPPQPPQQQQQHQQHHMAIGGRGGFGQQGGGGGSSSSSGLGRQDRA, encoded by the coding sequence ATGCCGGACTCGGACAACGACTCCGGCGGGCCGAGCAACGCCGGGGGCGAGCTGTCGTCGCCGCGGGAGCAGGACCGGTTCCTGCCCATCGCCAACGTGAGCCGGATCATGAAGAAGGCGCTCCCGGCCAACGCCAAGATCAGCAAGGACGCCAAGGAGACGGTGCAGGAGTGCGTGTCCGAGTTCATCTCCTTCATCACCGGCGAGGCCTCCGACAAGTGCCAGCGCGAGAAGCGCAAGACCATCAACGGCGACGACCTGCTGTGGGCCATGACCACGCTCGGCTTCGAGGACTACGTCGAGCCGCTCAAGCACTACCTGCACAAGTTCCGCGAGATCGAGGGCGAGAGGGCCGCCGCGTCCGCCGGCGCCTCGGgctcgcagcagcagcagcagcagggcgAGCTGCCCAGAGGCGCCGCCAATGCCGCCGGGTACGCCGGGTACGGCGCGCCTGGCTCCGGCggcatgatgatgatgatgatggggCAGCCCATGTACGGCGGCTCGCAGCCGCAGCAACAGCCGCCGCCGCCTCAgccgccacagcagcagcagcaacatcaACAGCATCACATGGCAATAGGAGGCAGAGGAGGATTCGGCCAacaaggcggcggcggcggctcctcGTCGTCGTCAGGGCTTGGCCGGCAAGACAGGGCGTGA